The Syngnathus typhle isolate RoL2023-S1 ecotype Sweden linkage group LG3, RoL_Styp_1.0, whole genome shotgun sequence genome window below encodes:
- the LOC133151203 gene encoding calcium homeostasis modulator protein 1, whose protein sequence is MDKLRMMFQFLQSNQESFMNGICGIMALASAQMYSAFEFSCPCIPEYNYSYGIGLLIIPPLWFFLLGFVLNNNVSVLAEEWRRPTGERTKDPSILRYMFCSIAQRSLIAPVVWVSVTLMDGKSFLCAFSINLDIEKFGNFSFIKGMSEAERIKLLAKIPCKDLFEYQEVRVAASRYIKCISQACGWMFLLTMTFTAFLIRAIRPCFTQAAFLKTKYWSHYIDIERKMFDETCKEHAKSFAKVCIYQYFENISGEMRNLHHHSSKNDSDDEDDDKRRNEEDKLLGIRVQDDMNKALCNWHTCKPALALRKEQVHGQNNDILHQEGSGAANGFANGHTHNVEKKEWAVYYSKV, encoded by the exons ATGGATAAATTGCGTATGATGTTCCAGTTCCTTCAGTCCAACCAGGAATCCTTTATGAATGGCATCTGTGGTATCATGGCCCTAGCCAGTGCACAAATGTACTCTGCCTTTGAGTTCAGCTGCCCGTGTATTCCGGAGTACAACTACAGCTATGGGATCGGGCTTCTGATCATCCCACCTCTTTGGTTTTTCTTATTAGGATTTGTATTGAACAATAATGTGTCTGTGCTAGCAGAAGAATGGAGACGACCTACAGGAGAGAGAACGAAAGACCCGTCAATCCTTCGTTACATGTTCTGTTCAATCGCACAGAGATCTCTGATAGCGCCCGTCGTTTGGGTATCAGTGACTCTCATGGATGGCAAGAGCTTCCTCTGTGCTTTCAGCATCAATTTGGATATTGAAAAGTTTGGGAATTTTAGTTTCATCAAGGGGATGTCCGAGGCAGAGAGGATAAAACTGCTGGCAAAGATTCCATGTAAAGACTTGTTTGAGTATCAGGAAGTGAGAGTAGCGGCATCCCGATACATCAAGTGCATATCACAG GCTTGCGGCTGGATGTTTTTACTCACGATGACCTTCACGGCATTCCTCATTCGTGCTATTCGACCTTGCTTTACTCAGGCTGCTTTCCTCAAAACCAAATACTGGTCTCATTATATCGACATTGAGCGTAAGATGTTTGATGAGACCTGTAAAGAGCATGCCAAGAGCTTTGCCAAGGTATGCATCTATCAGTACTTTGAAAATATTAGTGGAGAGATGCGCAACTTGCATCATCACTCCAGCAAGAATGACAGCgacgatgaagatgatgataagAGAAGGAACGAGGAAGACAAGCTCTTGGGTATAAGGGTCCAGGATGACATGAATAAAGCTTTGTGCAACTGGCATACTTGCAAACCAGCTCTTGCACTGAGAAAAGAGCAAGTACATGGCCAAAACAATGACATACTGCATCAAGAAGGCAGTGGAGCAGCaaatggctttgcaaatggacACACCCataatgtggaaaaaaaggaaTGGGCGGTGTATTACAGTAAAGTCTGA
- the zgc:175214 gene encoding RING finger protein 122 has product MQPFQWCNGCLCGLNSLSSEHDCSMTSDMYHLPLNVYVIVLGIGLFVFMLSLIFCCYLFRLKQQGTRDQFSYNEVVLKGASKKLSLLGQTCAVCLEEFRTRDELGVCPCSHAFHKKCLLKWLEIRSVCPMCNKPILRLHTDAPQGAEGPMEPEEV; this is encoded by the exons ATGCAACCATTCCAATGGTGTAACG gatgcCTGTGCGGTTTGAATTCTCTTAGCTCTGAACACGACTGCAGCATGACATCTGACATGTATCACCTGCCACTCAATGTGTATGTCATTGTGCTGGGCATCGGCCTCTTCGTCTTCATGCTAAGTCTCATCTTCTGCTGCTACCTTTTCCG ATTGAAACAACAAGGGACGAGGGATCAGTTCAGCTACAACGAG GTGGTGCTGAAGGGAGCAAGCAAGAAACTCAGCCTGCTTGGA CAAACCTGTGCTGTGTGTCTGGAAGAATTCAGGACCAGAGATGAACTGGGAGTGTGCCCGTGCTCACATGCATTTCACAAGAA GTGCCTGCTCAAGTGGCTGGAGATCCGCAGCGTGTGCCCAATGTGCAACAAACCCATCTTGCGGCTCCACACAGATGCCCCACAGGGTGCTGAAGGACCTATGGAGCCAGAGGAGGTGTGA